The Nitrospirae bacterium YQR-1 genomic sequence CTCCCCCTGACTTCCTGTTGTAATGATAACAGTCTCAAGGGGGTCAAGTTTTTTAATATCATCAACCCTCATACATGTCTCAGCCGGAATTTTCAGATATCCCAAATCCATTGCAATACGAATATTTGAAACAATACTTCTGCCGCAGAGAACCACCTTTTTCCCAAACGCAACGGCAACATCAACCACCTGCTGAATTCTGTGTATGTTTGAAGCAAAAGTCGCTACAATTATCCGGCCCCCGGCCTTTGCGAAGATATCATCAAAAGCCGCCCTCACTGTTGTTTCCGAGGGGGTAAAACCACTGCGTTCGGCATTTGTGCTGTCAGACATCATAAGTAAAACACCACGCTCACCATACCATGCAAATCTTGATATATCCATAAACTCTCCATCCACAGGGTTTGAATCGAACTTGAAATCACCCGTGTGAATCACTGTGCCGTATGGGGTCTCTATCGCAAGCCCGACTCCATCGGCTATGCTGTGGGATACCCTAATGAACTCTACTGTAATGCTGCCTAGGTCTATCCTGTCTCGTGGTTTAATTATTATAAATAACAAGTCTTTTATATTGTATTCCTTAAGTTTTTCTTTAATTAATCCTATGGTCAGAAGGGTACCGTAAACCGGCACATCGGGGCCTAGGTCCCTCAGAAGAAACGGCAGCGCCCCTGTGTGGTCCTCATGTCCGTGGGTTATGATGATTCCCTTAAGTTTTTCTTTTTTTTCTAAAATATATGAGTAGTCAGGGATAACGAAATCGACACCCAACATACTTTCCTCAGGAAACATCAGACCGGAGTCCACCACTATGAGAGAATCTTCCGTCTCTAAGACGGACATGTTCATGCCGATTTCCTCTACACCACCCAGAGGAATTATTAAAAGCCCAGAGGTCAGTTATAACTCCAAAGCTATGTAATCAACATCTCTAAAAGAGCCTTTTGCGTATGCAATCTGTTTTCAGCCTGATCAAACACAGCACTGTATGGACCCTCTATGACGCTGCCGGTTATTTCCTCCTCCCTGTGGGCAGGTAAACAATGCAAGACGGTTACATCCGGTTTTGCGTTTTTTAAAAGGGCGTCATTAATCTGAAAAGGTCTTAATGCCTCCTTCTTTTTTTGCTGATCAGCTCTATCTCCCATGCTTATCCACACATCAGTATATACAACATCTGCTTGTTTTACGGCTTTAAGCGGGTCATTGAATATTTCTATACCATGGCAGCCAAACTCACGGACTCTTTTCATTATGGACTCTTCAGGCTCATAACCTTTAGGACAGGCTATGGAAAGTGGGATTCCCATTATTGCGGATGCTTCAATCAGAGAGTTTGTGACATTGTTACAGTCGCCCAGATAGGTTAACTTAACACCTTTCAATGTGCCCTTCTTTTCCTTGATGGTAAGTAAATCAGCCAGTGCCTGACATGGATGATGGCTGTCGCTTAGGCCGTTTATTACCGGAATTGTACAATTCCTTGCAAACTCCTCAAGTATTGCCTGTCCATATGTGCGTATAACAAGTCCGTCAAAGTAGCGTGAAAGCACCCGTGCAGTGTCGGAAATTGTTTCACCTCTTCCCATTTGGCTGTCGGAGGAGTGCATATAAACCGGATATCCTCCAAGCTGATATATGCCGACCTCAAAGGAAACACGTGTACGGGTTGAGGACTTTTCAAACAGCAGTCCTATGCTTTTACCGGTAAGGGGCTTGCCGTTTTTAGGTTTTGCAGTTTTAAAACCTGCGGAGCGCAAAAGTAAAGCCTCAATTTCGTCCTTTGACAGTTCCCATAGAGTTAAAAAGTCTCTTTTCATGATAACCTCGCCAAAACCTCACTCAGTACGGTTATGAGTTTGTCTATGTCCTCTTCTTTTACAATTAGCGGAGGGCAAAAACGAAGCGTATTGCCGGCGGTACAGTTAATCAGAAAACCTCTTTCAAAACACGCCTGCACCACCTGACTGCATTCCCGGGTAAGTTCCATGCCCAGCAGCAGCCCCTTGCCCCTTACATCAAGTATTACATTAGGAAATTGCTCTTTTAACTTTAAAAGTGAGTTTCTGAGGTACTCACCGAGACGTTTACACTCGTTAAGCATAATGCTGTCCTCAAGGAGAGCCTCAAGGGTTGCTAGGGACGCTGCACATGACAGAGGGTTACCACCAAAAGTTGAGGCATGGCTGCCGTACTCAAAAGCTTTAGCCACATCATCGGAGGCAAGGCAGGCTCCTATGGGAATACCCCCTCCTAGAGCCTTGGCAAGTGTCATGATGTCAGGTTCTATATCATAGTGTTCATAAGCAAATAACTTACCTGTCCTTCCCATACCGGTTTGAACCTCATCAAAAATCAGGAGAACTCCTTTTTCAGTACAAAGTGTCCGAAGTTTTTTCAGATACTCCTCATCTGCCACATGCACACCGCCCTCGCCCTGAATCGGCTCCAACATCACGGCACAGGTGTTTTCGTCAATTGCATCTTCCATGGAGTGGAAATCGTTAAATGGAACATATCTAAAACCCGGCACAAGGGGTTCAAATCCCTTTTGAAATTTAGGCTGTCCGGTAGCCGTTATGGTGGCAAGAGTTCTGCCGTGAAATGAATTAACAGCGGTTATGATGTTTACGCAGTGCTCTCCGTGGTGTGCTTTAGCGTACTTTCTGGCTAACTTAATAGCAGCCTCATTAGCCTCCGCCCCTGAGTTACAAAAAAACACTCTGTCGGCAAATGAGTGTTTAATCAGAAGCCGGGCTAGTTTTATCTGCACATCATTATGGTAAAAATTCGATACGTGCATCAGACGTTGTGCTTGTTTCTGAATAGCCACGACAATCTTAGGATGACAGTGGCCTAAGACATTGACGGCTATACCGGCAAGAAAGTCAACGTACTCTTTTCCGTCAACGCTCCACAGGCGCATATCCCTGCCCTTTGAAAACACTACTGGAAAGCGTTTATAAGTTTCCATTACATACAGTGAGGACTCATCCAACATTTTTTTTATTTCCATAAAACCTAAAGCTCCTATTTAATAAATAAATCTAAGTGGTTGATAATTCCACTTTTTTATCAAGCACTGCCGCCGCTAAAAGCGGAAACATCAGCTCATGATGTCCTATAAGGCTTATGGCCTTACCGCCTTTGGCGGTCGGCCTCCTAAGGACATTTTCATGAGCTCTGTAGTGCCTTATGAAGTCCATATTTAAAGCTGTAAAGTTATCAATCCGGCTTCCGGTATTTCTTGCCAGCGTCAGTGCCTTTAAAAACACCTCCGGTATTAAAACAGCGGAGCCGAGATTTATAAACACCCCATGTTCAAGCTCTGATACCATGGAAGTTAAGGTCTTGAAATCTCTGAGGCTGCCCTCGCCGATTTTGGCTCCGTCGGCCTCAGGGTGCATGTGGATTATGTCTGTACCGATGGCAACGTGGACTGTTATTGGAATCTGTTTACGATAACAGGCGGCAAAAATACTGTTCTCTCCTGCGTAGCGCATTGTTGTATCTGAGCTAATGAAACTGCCTATAGCGTATCCTAAACCGAGCCCCTCAGCAACCCCCCTGTTGATGGCTTCATTTAAA encodes the following:
- a CDS encoding ribonuclease J, which produces MNMSVLETEDSLIVVDSGLMFPEESMLGVDFVIPDYSYILEKKEKLKGIIITHGHEDHTGALPFLLRDLGPDVPVYGTLLTIGLIKEKLKEYNIKDLLFIIIKPRDRIDLGSITVEFIRVSHSIADGVGLAIETPYGTVIHTGDFKFDSNPVDGEFMDISRFAWYGERGVLLMMSDSTNAERSGFTPSETTVRAAFDDIFAKAGGRIIVATFASNIHRIQQVVDVAVAFGKKVVLCGRSIVSNIRIAMDLGYLKIPAETCMRVDDIKKLDPLETVIITTGSQGEPMSVLTRIALNEHKQIKVKTGDTVIISAKAIPGNERAVGKIINQLFKTGADVIYEKVAKVHVSGHASAEELKLMLNIIKPKYFVPVHGEYRHLHRHAWLAGTLGIAGENILILSNGNVLEITEEGCTHTGRVSAGRVYIEGKKLCDIDDIVLKERRRLAQDGFVIVLMTIAKEDGTIVSGPDIITRGFVFECSSNELINEARASIVEAFTNLDESFEKNVSNVSAKVHSVLRKLIRNRTEKRPIIMPVIVEA
- the argF gene encoding ornithine carbamoyltransferase, which translates into the protein MKRDFLTLWELSKDEIEALLLRSAGFKTAKPKNGKPLTGKSIGLLFEKSSTRTRVSFEVGIYQLGGYPVYMHSSDSQMGRGETISDTARVLSRYFDGLVIRTYGQAILEEFARNCTIPVINGLSDSHHPCQALADLLTIKEKKGTLKGVKLTYLGDCNNVTNSLIEASAIMGIPLSIACPKGYEPEESIMKRVREFGCHGIEIFNDPLKAVKQADVVYTDVWISMGDRADQQKKKEALRPFQINDALLKNAKPDVTVLHCLPAHREEEITGSVIEGPYSAVFDQAENRLHTQKALLEMLIT
- a CDS encoding acetylornithine transaminase, which translates into the protein MEIKKMLDESSLYVMETYKRFPVVFSKGRDMRLWSVDGKEYVDFLAGIAVNVLGHCHPKIVVAIQKQAQRLMHVSNFYHNDVQIKLARLLIKHSFADRVFFCNSGAEANEAAIKLARKYAKAHHGEHCVNIITAVNSFHGRTLATITATGQPKFQKGFEPLVPGFRYVPFNDFHSMEDAIDENTCAVMLEPIQGEGGVHVADEEYLKKLRTLCTEKGVLLIFDEVQTGMGRTGKLFAYEHYDIEPDIMTLAKALGGGIPIGACLASDDVAKAFEYGSHASTFGGNPLSCAASLATLEALLEDSIMLNECKRLGEYLRNSLLKLKEQFPNVILDVRGKGLLLGMELTRECSQVVQACFERGFLINCTAGNTLRFCPPLIVKEEDIDKLITVLSEVLARLS